The Asticcacaulis excentricus CB 48 genomic sequence TAAATATGGATAAATCGCAAATCTGAATTGTGGGTCGGTTTGACGGAACGTCGCCCCACCCTCCGTGTTTCCAAAGACATGCGCCGCACTCAGGATCAGGTGCGGACGGCCCCGCACCGTCACAGTGGTCAGGCTTTGCGCCTGCGCTTCGGTGAGAAGCAGAAAGCGTGCGCTCTTGCCATTAGCGCCTACGACGGAAACGATGCGTCCCGTGCAGGACGTTACCCGTATCTGAGCCCCCTGCCGGGCCTTTTGGGCCCCCGTAATCGTGCGTATCGCCTGTGCGTCAAAGACAAATTCCGGCTCGATCTGGCCAGTTGTGGCAAACACATAAAGGTCGCCCTTCCCGTCGTCGAACTTCGTCACCGGCTGGGCCGTTGCCCACAGGAGATCAATACCCGACAGGTCGAAATGGACGGGCCAGATGAAGGCGGCCCCCTCCTCTACAGTCATGCCTTTCGACGGAAGGGTCACGCTTTTATCGCTGAGTTTAATCTCAAAGCGCGTATCCGGATGCGCGGGCGTGGCGTGCTGGCGCACATGGTTATTCACGAAAACGAAGCCCGATCGGCCGTCTCCCCGGAACGCCCAGCGCAGGGTTTTCAGATCATCAGCGGCTGCGGGCTTTATCTCCGGGGCGTAAACGTTCATCGGGGCCAGACGATCCCCGAAAGCCTGAAGGAAGGCGTGGATGGGTTTGAGCTTATTCAGGACCGGGCGCGCCTGACCATACTGACCCAGTGGGGCCTGAAAATCATACCCCAGTCTGGGCACGTCATTATAGCCACCGCTGGCCATGCTTTCGTCACGTGACGGCGATCCCGGTGGGTTCTGCCCGCCCTGAAACATATAATAGCCCAGAAGGTTGACACCTGAGCCGACCTTGGTGATCACCATATCGGCGATATCGTCGGGGCTGATCAAAGGACGGCGACGATACATCTGCGGCACGCCCCCACCATACTCCGCTCCGAAAAAGGGCGTAATGTCCGTATCGCGCGCACCATCATCCTGTGTTGAGGTGCGCCCCTGAGCCCCCAGACCCTTTTCATTACGCACGCCAAACTGAAACAGATAGCTCGACTTGGGCGGCAATATCCCTGCGGCCGCTGACCACGGCTCATCGACATAGGTGCCGAACACCGGGATCACCTCGCCACGCGGAAAGACGGCATTGTCCCAGCCAGTTACGGTATAAAGCGGCAGATCAAAACCGTGCGCGCGCAACATCTCCTTCAAGCGGGCAATGTGTTCGCGCCCCTGAAGCGGCCCGGTGCGGTTATATTCGTTCTCGATCTGGATGCCGATCACCGGACCGCCGTCTTTCCATAACAAGCCCTTCGTCTGCTCGGCTATCTGCGTGAAGAAGGCGTCCACATAGCCGAGATAGGTCGGGTCATTGCTGCGGGTCGGCACCGAGTCCACCACCCAGTCAGGAATGCCGCCAAACCGAACTTCGGCATGGGCCCAGGGGCCGGGACGTAAATAGACATAGAGGTCGTTTTTCTGCGCCAACTGAATGAATTTGCGAAGATTTCGGTCGCGGCTCCAGTCGAAGTCACCGTGACGTTCCTCATGGTGCTGCCAGATAACGTAGGTGGCAACGACGGTGACGCCTGCCGCCTTCATCTTGAGGAGCTGTTCTTCCCAGTATTGTTCCGGAAAACGGCTATAATGAAACTCGCCCATAACCGGCAAAACGGGTTTACCGTTGAGCGTCAGGTAGCGATCAGTGACGCTGATGCCCTGCCCCGAAGGCGACAGGCCTGTTCCCATCTTCAACAGACCGTCACGCGGCGCCGAGGGCGCAATCTGCGCATCGACCCGCACGGTTTCCGCCGAAGCCACACTCCACATCAAGGCCAGCAGCGCGGTCGAAGCGGCCAGAAGATTTCCGTTCATTGGCATTTCCCTCTTTTTTTTATTGGGAAATTTGTACGACAATAAGCCGTGCCCGCCAAGCGCTGTATCGAAAAATCTATGCCCGACCTGTCATCTGCTCGTAGCGGCCCAGAGCCTGATCGCTCAGCTTGACCTTCAGATGGATATGACCGGTTTCGTCATCAAAGCGATCCAGCACACGGCCCTGAGTATACAAAAAGGCCAAAAGCTGACCGTCCTGCGGTGCCAGTTCGACGTCGATTTCGGTACCGGCTTCGTCCACCTTGAGCGCTATATCGCTGAGGAGCTTTTCGATCCCCTCGCCCGTGATGGCCGACACCATGATCGGCTTGTTCATGGCGCGATCCAGTACGGCGCGGCTATAGAGGATGTCGCGGGCCTCCTCGTCCAGCAGGTCGATCTTGTTCCATACCTCAATCAGGCGCGATTTATCGAGATCCGGATGGATATGGGTGAGCACCTGCATCACGTCTTGCGCCTGCGCGTCGCTTTCGGGGTTCGACATGTCGCGCACGTGCAGGATCAGATCGGCCTCCAGCACCTCTTCCAGTGTGGCGCGGAAGGCGGCAACCAGTTCGTGCGGCAGGTCGGAGATAAAGCCCACCGTATCGGAAATAATAGCGGCCCGTCCGCCCGGCAGTTTCAGCGTGCGCAATGTCGTGTCGAGCGTGGCGAACAGCATGTCCTTGGCCAGCACTTCGGCGCGCGTCAGGTGGTTGAACAGGGTCGATTTGCCGGCATTGGTATAGCCCACCAGCGCCACAATCGGGTACGGCACCTTTTTGCGCGCGCTGCGGTGCAGGCTGCGGGTGCGGCGCACGTCGTCCAGTTCGCCCTTGAGCAGCTTGATCTTGTCGGCAATCATGCGGCGGTCGAGTTCGATCTGGGTTTCGCCGGGACCACCGGTTGTGCCGGTGGCGCGCTGACGCTCAAGATGGGTCCAGGTGCGCACCAGCCGTGAGCGCTCGTATTCCAGCCGCGCCAGTTCGACCTGAAGCTTGCCTTCGCGTGTACGGGCGCGACGACCAAAGATTTCGAGAATAAGGCCGGTGCGGTCGATGACCTTGCGTTCCCAGGCCTTTTCGAGATTTCGCTGCTGGATCGGTGTCAGGGTAGTGTTGACGATGACGAGATCGGCCTCGACCTCTTCGCACAGGGTCACAATCTCTTCGACCTTGCCGGAGCCGAACAGGGTGGCGGGGTTGGGCTTACGCACGCGCGCCGTATCGGCGGCCACAATGTCAAGGTCGAGGGCGATGGCCAGACCGGCCGCTTCATCTAGACGTGACTCATCATAGCGCCGCGTCGCAGGCACCCCTTGGGGCTGACGCGGCGAAGATGGCGCGTGCGGTGCGGCCATGTCAGGGTCGATAATGACCGCACGCTGGGTTTCCGGCGTGCGGTTTACAAATTTGGTGGTCAAAAGAGTCCTTTGGGCGACTTAATCGTCCGAGTCTTCTTCCTGCTCATACAACTGCACCGGCGCAGCGGGCATGATGGTCGAGATTGCGTGCTTATAGACCAGTTGCGACTGACCGTCGCGGCGCAGCAGCACGCAGAAATTATCGAACCAGCTAACGATGCCCTGAAGCTTGACGCCGTTGATCAGGAAGATGGTGAGAGGCGTTTTGGATTTACGAACGCTGTTGAGGAACGTGTCCTGCAGGTTTTGTTTCTTTTCGTGGGACATTTAGTCGCCCTTCTTGTTAGACATTGCGAGCCCAAAACGGGCTTCACACACAGACATAAGCAAAAGTCACGAAATCACAACGCACAGGCGTACATAATTTCGTGAAGTATCATAGGCGACAATCGGTGAACAATTCAACCGAACACTATATAACATAATATTTCGGTGGAATTCCAAACCTTTACAGGTCAATGCCGGCGGAACGCTGAGCCCGTTGAATGTAAGCCTCACGCAGCCGCAGCGACAATTCGCCCGGCACACCGTCACCGATCAGCGAATCGTCTATCTGCACGATGGGCATAACGAAGGTCGAGGCGGCCGACAGGAACGCCTCTTTGGCGCGTTTGGCTTCCTCCAGCGTAAAAGCGCCTTCGGAGACATCAACGCCCTCTGCCCGCAGGATGTCGAGCAGGCTGATGCGCGTCACGCCCGGCAAGATATTGGCGCGCAGGCTGCGCGTCTTCACCTCGCCCTCTTTGGTGACGATATAGACATTGGCCGACCCGCCTTCGGTGACGAAACCTTCGGCATCGACAAAAATTACATCGGAAGCCCCCGCCTCGCGCGCGGCCTGTTTGGCCAGCACATTAGGCAAAAGCCCGACGGTCTTGATATCACAACGGCCCCAGCGCTTATCGGGCGCCGACACCACACGGATGCCCTTGCGCGCCTTGCTTTCTGCCGTCTGACGGTCCACGGGCTTGGCTGTGATGACCAGAGCCGGTTTGACCGGTTCCGTTGGGAAAAAGTGATCGCGCGGGGCCACACCGCGGCTCACCTGAAGATAAACCAGCCCCTCACCAATGCGATTGCGACGGATGACCTCGTTCAGCACCACCACCAGAGACGCGCGCGGCATCGGCATAGCGATATGCAGCTCTCGTAAGGAACGCTCCAGCCGGTTCAGGTGCCCGGCCAGATCAGCCAGTTGCCCGCCAAATACCGACCACACCTCATAGACGGCGTCGGCAAACTGATAGCCGCGATCCTCAATGTGCACGGCAGCATCGGCATGGCGCACATAGGCACCGTTCACATAAGCAATACGGGACATGGTAATCTCAATAAACCTGAAAGCCTCAAGAGGTTGTATCCCCTCAAAAGACAAGAAGACTCAAGGGCCTCGGGCCCCCAAGAAGCGCAAAGACTCAAGGGGCCACAGGCCCCTTGATCCCTTTAACTATTCGCGCCCAAACGGCAATGCAAGAGACAGGTTACGAGGCGTTTCCTCAGGCCCCTCGCCTTACACCTCTTCGTCTTCGACACCGCGAATATGGGCCAGCCCCAGCGACTTCAGCTTGCGGTGCAGGGCTGAACGCTCCATGCCGATAAAGTTAGCGGTACGCGAAATATTGCCGCCAAAGCGCACAATCTGCGACGACAGATATTCGCGCTCGAACACTTCGCGGGCGTCACGCAGCGGCAGGGCGATGATGCGCTCCGGGCGGATGGCCCCGGCGACGGCCGATTCCACCACCTCAGCCGGCAGCATCTGCGCCGTGATCGGTTCGGATGGATCGCCAGAGGCCAGAATCAACAGGCGTTCAATATTATTGCGTAACTGGCGAACATTGCCCGGCCATTCGTGCACCTGAAGCGTCGCCATGGCGTCTTCGGACAGGGTGCGCTTCGGCAGGCCCTGAGCGCGGGAAATGCGTTCAATGAAGTAGTTGACCAGTTCGGCAATATCGCTGCGGCGTTCCGACAGGCCGGGGACGCGCACCGGTACCACATTGAGGCGGTGGAACAGGTCTTCGCGGAAACGCCCGGCGGCGATTTCCTGCGTCAGGTCCTTGGAGGTCGAGGAAATGACGCGCACATCGACCTGCACATCATTGACACCGCCGACGCGCACGAAGCGTTGTTCGACCAGCACCCGCAGGATGCGGCTTTGCGACTCCATAGGCATGTCGGCCACTTCATCGAGGAACAGAGTGCCGCCGTGCGCGCGTTCGAACACGCCGATCTTGCGCGGACGGCCCTCTTCGCCTTCTTCACCGAACAGTTCGACGTCGAGACGCTCAGGTGTCACACCGGCGGACGAAATGGGCACAAATTCGCAGCGCGCGCGGGGGCTCGCTTCGTGGATCATGCGCGCCACCAGTTCCTTGCCCGAGCCGGCGGGGCCGGAGATCATGATGCGCGAATTGGCAGGGGCGACCTTGGCGATCGTGGTGCGCAGAAGCTGTGCCGCCGCCGAATTGCCGATTAAACCGTCCGGCACCACGGCCTGTCCGCGCAGCCGACGGTTTTCACGGCGCAGGGACGCCAGTTCAAGCGCTCTCTGAACTACCATGATCAATCGTTCGGTTTTAAATGGCTTTTCGATAAAGTCATAAGCGCCGCGCTTAATGGCCGAGACAGCGGTTTCGATGGTGCCGTGACCCGAAATCATGATGGCCGGAATATCCGGGTCCAGTTCGCGGATGACGTCGAGCAGTTCCAGCCCGTCCAGCCCGCCGCCCTGCATCCAGATGTCGAGCACGCACAAAGACGGCTTGCGGGCCTTGATCGCCCGCAACGCCGCTCCGGAGTCGGCGGCCGTTCTGACCGAATAGCCTTCGTCTTCGAGAATGCCAGCGATCAGTTCGCGGATATCGGCCTCGTCATCGACCACCAAAATATCTACGCCAGATGATACCTTCATCACACCCTCATCAGTCTTGCCCCGCTATCGGGAGCTTCATTGGTTTGAGCCGGAGCCTGGGTCTTGGGTAACCGCAATATGGCCCGTGCCCCGCTCAGATGGACGGCGTCCGCCAGATAGAATTCGCCGCCATGATCTTCGAGAATACGCTTGACGATGGCGAGGCCGAGCCCCGTCCCTTTCTCGCGCGTGGTTACATAGGGTTCGGTCAGACGGTCACGGTCCTTGTCCGGCAGACCGATACCGTCATCCTCGATTTCGATGATCAGGAACCCGTCGCTCAGGTGCATCTCGACCCGCATCTGACCGCCCTCGCCGTCACCGTTGGCCATATGGCGTGAGACGATGGCCTCGCCACCGTTTTTGAGCACATTGCCCAGCGCCTGCGACAAAAGGCGGCCATCGCAGACGACCGCCACCTCCGGCAGGGGCTCGACAATGTCGATCTGCACATCGGGCTTGGCGACGCGCTGCGAAAAGACCATTTGGCGGACAAGCTCCGCCGCGTCTTCTTCGGCAAAGTTGGGCACCGGCATCCGTGCAAAGGCCGAAAACTCATCGACCATGCGGCCTATATCGCCCACCTGCCGCACAATGGTGTCGGTAAGGCGGTCGAAGGTTTCGCCATCGGTTTCGATCTGCGAACGGTATTTTCGTTTCAGGCGTTCCGCCGACAACTGGATCGGCGTCAGGGGATTCTTGATCTCATGCGCGATGCGGCGCGCCACATCCTTCCAGGCGGCGTTACGCTGGGCGGCCACAAGGCGCGTAATGTCGTCAAAGGTCAGAACGGCACCGCCCGTATCCAACGATGAGGCCCGTACGCGCACGCGACGCGTATCGCCCTTGCGCACTAGATCGACCTCGGCCTCCTCGACCTTGTGCGGCGTTACCTTATCGAGAAGCTCGCAGATTTCCGGGGCCAGTTCACGGATATGCTGCCCGAAGGACTCTTCGGTGGGTATCGACAGGAAGTGAGCGGCGTGCCGGTTGATGGCCGAAATCTGCTCGTTTTCGTCAATGCCGATAATGCCCGCCGAAATTTCCGACAGCACGGTTTCGATAAAGCGACGGCGTTCTTCCGCCTCTTCATTGGCCGATTTCAGCGCCGCCTGCTGGCTTTGCAGATCGCTGGTCATGCGGTTGAAAGCGCGAGAGAGCACAGCTATGTCTTCCGACTGCTTGTCGGTCATGACGCGCGCATTGAGGTCGCCCGACGCGACCTTGTCCGCCGCCTGCACCAGCCGGGCGACGGGCACGGCGATGGAGTCCGCCGCCGAGGTGCCGACCCAGATGGCACCGATCAGCACCAGCAGCACGGTTTCCATATAGGCCAGCGCAAACACCCCCTGCACGCGGACCGAATTGCGAGCAGATTCCCGAAGTGCATCAATGGCTTCCTTGGCGCTTTGCACCTTGGGGACGATGCCGGGCGTTAGGGTTTTGACCGCATACAGCTTGGCCCCGTTATAGCCCTGAAGCGGATAGATCATGCGGATGGTATCCGGTGCTGCAAACAGCCCGCCGCCGATATCGCCTTCATTGGCCGTATCTATCGCCACCTGATTGGGGGCCAGATAGGGCGGCGCACCGGGGTTTTCCGCCCGGGCCAGCACCTGCCCGCTATCGTCAATAATATAGACCGCCGCCAGTTCCCCGCGGATCGAAATCAGTTCACGCAGGGCCTGCGAAAAGCTCAGCCGTTCGGCAAACATGCGGATCAGTTCAGGCCGTTGCAGATCGCGAGCAATGTCCGTCAGTGTATCGCGCGCCGTATTGGTCTGGGTTTCGATAAAGGCGGCCCCGATGTCGGCGCTGTTTTCGACCGACGACTGCACCCGCGCCGAAAACCACGTTTCCACGCCGCGATTGACCAGCACACCAAAAAACAGGGCCACGACAAAGGCCGGCGTCACGGCCGCCAGAGCAAACAGGGTCACAAAGCGCACATGCAGGCGCGTCCCCGCATCCTTAGCCCGTGATCGCGCCAGTTGCAGTACCCGCCGCAAAACGAAGAAGCTCAGGCCCAGCAACAGCGCCAGATTCAGGCAAACAAGGCTGAACAGAAAGACACTCGATGGCCCCAGCGGCCCAGCCCCCGGCGCCGCAATGATGATCCAGATAATAAAAGCGGTCATCAGGGCCGACAGGGCATAGGCACTCACCATGGCCAAACGGCCACGGCTGGCATTTTTCAGCCCCCGCGTCATGCGGGCCCATGATAGGCCGAAG encodes the following:
- a CDS encoding D-amino-acid transaminase, which codes for MSRIAYVNGAYVRHADAAVHIEDRGYQFADAVYEVWSVFGGQLADLAGHLNRLERSLRELHIAMPMPRASLVVVLNEVIRRNRIGEGLVYLQVSRGVAPRDHFFPTEPVKPALVITAKPVDRQTAESKARKGIRVVSAPDKRWGRCDIKTVGLLPNVLAKQAAREAGASDVIFVDAEGFVTEGGSANVYIVTKEGEVKTRSLRANILPGVTRISLLDILRAEGVDVSEGAFTLEEAKRAKEAFLSAASTFVMPIVQIDDSLIGDGVPGELSLRLREAYIQRAQRSAGIDL
- the hfq gene encoding RNA chaperone Hfq is translated as MSHEKKQNLQDTFLNSVRKSKTPLTIFLINGVKLQGIVSWFDNFCVLLRRDGQSQLVYKHAISTIMPAAPVQLYEQEEDSDD
- the hflX gene encoding GTPase HflX, with the protein product MTTKFVNRTPETQRAVIIDPDMAAPHAPSSPRQPQGVPATRRYDESRLDEAAGLAIALDLDIVAADTARVRKPNPATLFGSGKVEEIVTLCEEVEADLVIVNTTLTPIQQRNLEKAWERKVIDRTGLILEIFGRRARTREGKLQVELARLEYERSRLVRTWTHLERQRATGTTGGPGETQIELDRRMIADKIKLLKGELDDVRRTRSLHRSARKKVPYPIVALVGYTNAGKSTLFNHLTRAEVLAKDMLFATLDTTLRTLKLPGGRAAIISDTVGFISDLPHELVAAFRATLEEVLEADLILHVRDMSNPESDAQAQDVMQVLTHIHPDLDKSRLIEVWNKIDLLDEEARDILYSRAVLDRAMNKPIMVSAITGEGIEKLLSDIALKVDEAGTEIDVELAPQDGQLLAFLYTQGRVLDRFDDETGHIHLKVKLSDQALGRYEQMTGRA
- a CDS encoding beta-galactosidase — its product is MNGNLLAASTALLALMWSVASAETVRVDAQIAPSAPRDGLLKMGTGLSPSGQGISVTDRYLTLNGKPVLPVMGEFHYSRFPEQYWEEQLLKMKAAGVTVVATYVIWQHHEERHGDFDWSRDRNLRKFIQLAQKNDLYVYLRPGPWAHAEVRFGGIPDWVVDSVPTRSNDPTYLGYVDAFFTQIAEQTKGLLWKDGGPVIGIQIENEYNRTGPLQGREHIARLKEMLRAHGFDLPLYTVTGWDNAVFPRGEVIPVFGTYVDEPWSAAAGILPPKSSYLFQFGVRNEKGLGAQGRTSTQDDGARDTDITPFFGAEYGGGVPQMYRRRPLISPDDIADMVITKVGSGVNLLGYYMFQGGQNPPGSPSRDESMASGGYNDVPRLGYDFQAPLGQYGQARPVLNKLKPIHAFLQAFGDRLAPMNVYAPEIKPAAADDLKTLRWAFRGDGRSGFVFVNNHVRQHATPAHPDTRFEIKLSDKSVTLPSKGMTVEEGAAFIWPVHFDLSGIDLLWATAQPVTKFDDGKGDLYVFATTGQIEPEFVFDAQAIRTITGAQKARQGAQIRVTSCTGRIVSVVGANGKSARFLLLTEAQAQSLTTVTVRGRPHLILSAAHVFGNTEGGATFRQTDPQFRFAIYPYLSNNLTSNLKLKFEPSKGLFQNWGALAPPVKLSAEWQLLRQAGRAPPLKTWGPRNTPIVPEPESFGASAAWTVKAPQEALRGVSDVYLDVDYQGDVARLFSGSQMLDDEYYIGRTWRIGLKRYANKLTEPLTLSVMPLREDSKVYFDASVKPQFTDGQVARIDAIRLTPEYELTLK
- a CDS encoding sensor histidine kinase NtrY-like; translated protein: MTRGLKNASRGRLAMVSAYALSALMTAFIIWIIIAAPGAGPLGPSSVFLFSLVCLNLALLLGLSFFVLRRVLQLARSRAKDAGTRLHVRFVTLFALAAVTPAFVVALFFGVLVNRGVETWFSARVQSSVENSADIGAAFIETQTNTARDTLTDIARDLQRPELIRMFAERLSFSQALRELISIRGELAAVYIIDDSGQVLARAENPGAPPYLAPNQVAIDTANEGDIGGGLFAAPDTIRMIYPLQGYNGAKLYAVKTLTPGIVPKVQSAKEAIDALRESARNSVRVQGVFALAYMETVLLVLIGAIWVGTSAADSIAVPVARLVQAADKVASGDLNARVMTDKQSEDIAVLSRAFNRMTSDLQSQQAALKSANEEAEERRRFIETVLSEISAGIIGIDENEQISAINRHAAHFLSIPTEESFGQHIRELAPEICELLDKVTPHKVEEAEVDLVRKGDTRRVRVRASSLDTGGAVLTFDDITRLVAAQRNAAWKDVARRIAHEIKNPLTPIQLSAERLKRKYRSQIETDGETFDRLTDTIVRQVGDIGRMVDEFSAFARMPVPNFAEEDAAELVRQMVFSQRVAKPDVQIDIVEPLPEVAVVCDGRLLSQALGNVLKNGGEAIVSRHMANGDGEGGQMRVEMHLSDGFLIIEIEDDGIGLPDKDRDRLTEPYVTTREKGTGLGLAIVKRILEDHGGEFYLADAVHLSGARAILRLPKTQAPAQTNEAPDSGARLMRV
- a CDS encoding sigma-54-dependent transcriptional regulator, whose amino-acid sequence is MKVSSGVDILVVDDEADIRELIAGILEDEGYSVRTAADSGAALRAIKARKPSLCVLDIWMQGGGLDGLELLDVIRELDPDIPAIMISGHGTIETAVSAIKRGAYDFIEKPFKTERLIMVVQRALELASLRRENRRLRGQAVVPDGLIGNSAAAQLLRTTIAKVAPANSRIMISGPAGSGKELVARMIHEASPRARCEFVPISSAGVTPERLDVELFGEEGEEGRPRKIGVFERAHGGTLFLDEVADMPMESQSRILRVLVEQRFVRVGGVNDVQVDVRVISSTSKDLTQEIAAGRFREDLFHRLNVVPVRVPGLSERRSDIAELVNYFIERISRAQGLPKRTLSEDAMATLQVHEWPGNVRQLRNNIERLLILASGDPSEPITAQMLPAEVVESAVAGAIRPERIIALPLRDAREVFEREYLSSQIVRFGGNISRTANFIGMERSALHRKLKSLGLAHIRGVEDEEV